One genomic region from Ornithinimicrobium flavum encodes:
- the tsaB gene encoding tRNA (adenosine(37)-N6)-threonylcarbamoyltransferase complex dimerization subunit type 1 TsaB, whose translation MLLAIDTSTSTIGAAVHDGRRVLAEVVREDARRHGELLAPAVVEALTWAGVDRHDLTAVVCGVGPGPFTGLRVGVVTALVLARSLDLPTPDGVCSLDALAHAVVGRHEGELLVATDARRKEVYWARYAVAAHGARRLEGPDVSRAADLPRAVRDLPTVGRGPALYPEALATPLPDGPVDVSPGVLAALAVALREGSHPDAPGGLLPPEPLYLRRPDAVARPTGPAR comes from the coding sequence GTGCTGCTCGCGATCGACACGTCCACCTCCACCATCGGCGCAGCCGTCCACGACGGCCGGAGGGTGCTGGCCGAGGTGGTGCGGGAGGACGCTCGGCGCCACGGGGAGCTGCTCGCCCCGGCGGTCGTCGAGGCCCTGACCTGGGCGGGCGTGGACCGTCACGACCTGACGGCGGTGGTCTGCGGGGTCGGTCCCGGGCCGTTCACCGGCCTGCGGGTCGGCGTGGTGACCGCTCTGGTGCTGGCGCGCAGCCTCGACCTGCCCACCCCGGACGGCGTGTGCTCCCTGGACGCCCTCGCCCACGCGGTGGTGGGCCGGCACGAGGGCGAGCTGCTGGTCGCCACCGACGCCCGGCGCAAGGAGGTCTACTGGGCCCGGTATGCCGTCGCTGCCCACGGGGCTCGCCGGCTCGAGGGCCCGGACGTCTCCCGAGCGGCCGACCTGCCCCGGGCGGTGCGGGACCTGCCCACCGTGGGTCGGGGGCCGGCCCTGTATCCCGAGGCGTTGGCCACCCCGCTCCCGGACGGGCCGGTGGACGTCTCCCCGGGCGTCCTGGCCGCGCTGGCCGTCGCCCTCCGCGAGGGCAGCCATCCGGACGCGCCGGGCGGCCTGCTCCCGCCCGAGCCCCTCTACCTCCGGCGGCCCGACGCCGTCGCGCGGCCGACGGGGCCGGCTCGGTGA
- a CDS encoding HD-GYP domain-containing protein yields MEVGLPLLGAYGVMTLANALFVSLMSVAVRRTRVWTVMAQALRSVGWGYLAHVVIGFLFVVLWGPVGLGPVAAVFVVGPLLVAHWTIGRAGLAFHEHQETVTSFVAALEEADPSSVGHSARVAALSESMGSVLGLGGQAAEELRYAALLHDIGFVAVRTELLTASEVGEVSYLSTVSSHPQAGVTALRGLDFLAGALPAIAHHHERWDGHGYPAGLVGEDIPRAARIIAVADAFDALTEAPDGPGLDPSEALGQLQSREGTHLDPDVVRSLAVVVARWRGAARPRHEDSEPRRRAEMVDIPGRPTLPNHDLPEVSDAFAHWQPEASGRRA; encoded by the coding sequence GTGGAGGTCGGCCTGCCGCTGCTGGGCGCGTACGGCGTGATGACCCTGGCCAACGCCCTCTTCGTCAGCCTGATGTCCGTCGCCGTGCGTCGCACCCGGGTCTGGACCGTCATGGCCCAGGCGCTGCGGAGCGTGGGGTGGGGCTACCTGGCGCACGTCGTCATCGGGTTCCTCTTCGTCGTCCTCTGGGGTCCGGTGGGTCTCGGGCCGGTGGCGGCCGTCTTCGTCGTCGGGCCTCTGCTGGTGGCGCACTGGACGATCGGCCGGGCCGGCCTGGCCTTCCACGAGCACCAGGAGACGGTGACCAGCTTCGTGGCGGCCCTGGAGGAGGCCGACCCCTCGTCGGTCGGGCACAGCGCTCGCGTGGCCGCCCTCTCGGAGTCCATGGGCAGCGTCCTGGGGCTGGGCGGCCAGGCCGCCGAGGAGCTGAGGTATGCGGCTCTCCTCCACGACATCGGGTTCGTGGCGGTCCGGACCGAGCTGCTCACCGCGTCCGAGGTGGGGGAGGTGAGCTACCTGAGCACGGTGAGCTCCCACCCCCAGGCCGGGGTCACCGCCCTGCGCGGCCTGGACTTCCTGGCCGGTGCGCTGCCGGCGATCGCCCACCACCACGAGCGGTGGGACGGGCACGGGTACCCCGCCGGTCTGGTGGGCGAGGACATCCCGCGTGCGGCGCGCATCATCGCCGTGGCGGACGCCTTCGACGCCCTGACCGAGGCGCCCGACGGTCCGGGACTGGACCCCTCCGAGGCCCTCGGTCAGCTGCAGTCGCGGGAGGGTACGCACCTGGACCCCGACGTCGTCAGATCCCTGGCGGTCGTCGTGGCCCGGTGGCGCGGCGCCGCCCGGCCCAGGCACGAGGACTCGGAGCCACGCCGCCGGGCCGAGATGGTGGACATCCCGGGGCGCCCCACCCTGCCCAACCACGACCTCCCGGAGGTCAGCGACGCGTTCGCGCACTGGCAGCCCGAGGCGAGCGGACGACGCGCGTGA
- the rsrA gene encoding mycothiol system anti-sigma-R factor — MTFGESGQDRPADCSDVVLRLFEFVDNETGPLDRDRIQAHLDDCGSCLAEYERDLLLKALVRRACARQAAPPQLRAQILTRITGVTVVRREQD; from the coding sequence GTGACCTTCGGCGAGAGCGGGCAGGACCGGCCCGCAGACTGCTCCGACGTCGTGCTGCGGTTGTTCGAGTTCGTCGACAACGAGACCGGGCCGCTGGACCGCGACCGGATCCAGGCGCACCTGGACGACTGCGGGTCCTGCCTGGCCGAGTACGAACGTGACCTGCTGCTCAAGGCGCTCGTGCGTCGGGCCTGTGCCCGGCAGGCCGCCCCGCCCCAGCTGCGGGCGCAGATCCTCACGCGGATCACGGGTGTCACCGTGGTCCGTCGAGAGCAGGACTGA
- a CDS encoding HD-GYP domain-containing protein, translating to MSPDQIVVAAVALVAMVAGEVWRMSTPALVRDAPLSKATALALAMATGWSWPVRGPEDSLTGLLGPVLVAVTAVLVASGVRRDFSHIVPDLVRLLAVMLVAGVLVRLPLPGGDTVLHRALHDPGRPVLVAALMLAAAVLAVATPLVTRSVLRSVRARAHLRIQLGEDVGRHGPLALATATTATVMALSLELLGPLSLVLFLVPLLLLQPAVERQRRIRLAQRQTIVALARLTEEAGLTSLGHSDRVAALAVPLAREVGVHETDLPDVEAAALLHDIGQVGLTRPIPGGATVEVSARDQRRIAGTGAAILARTADLSRLAAVVADVGVPHHRAEERGDVSLAARVVRVASAYDDLTGRAVRLAGADGPAQAVDRLVRNTPHDYDPRVVEALIQLLERRGDLPASSRGGLRV from the coding sequence GTGAGCCCCGACCAGATCGTGGTCGCCGCGGTGGCCCTGGTCGCCATGGTCGCGGGTGAGGTGTGGCGGATGTCGACCCCGGCCCTGGTGCGGGACGCCCCCCTGTCGAAGGCGACCGCCCTGGCGCTGGCCATGGCCACCGGGTGGTCCTGGCCGGTGCGGGGCCCCGAGGACTCCCTGACCGGTCTGCTGGGCCCGGTGCTGGTGGCCGTGACCGCGGTGCTGGTCGCCAGCGGTGTGCGTCGTGACTTCTCGCACATCGTCCCCGACCTCGTCCGCCTCCTCGCGGTGATGCTCGTGGCCGGGGTCCTCGTCCGCCTCCCGCTGCCCGGTGGTGACACCGTCCTCCACCGGGCGCTGCACGACCCCGGTCGTCCGGTGCTCGTGGCGGCGCTCATGCTGGCTGCCGCCGTCCTGGCCGTGGCCACGCCGCTGGTCACCAGGTCGGTCCTGCGGTCGGTGAGGGCACGGGCCCACCTGCGCATCCAGCTCGGCGAGGACGTCGGCCGGCACGGCCCTCTGGCCCTGGCGACCGCGACGACCGCGACCGTCATGGCCCTGAGCCTGGAGCTCCTGGGGCCGCTCTCCCTGGTGCTCTTCCTCGTCCCGCTGCTCCTGCTGCAACCGGCGGTCGAACGGCAGCGGCGCATCCGGCTGGCCCAGCGGCAGACCATCGTCGCCCTGGCGCGGCTCACCGAGGAGGCTGGGTTGACGAGCCTCGGGCACAGCGACCGGGTGGCTGCCCTGGCCGTACCCCTGGCCCGCGAGGTCGGTGTCCACGAGACCGACCTGCCGGACGTGGAGGCGGCCGCCCTCCTCCACGACATCGGGCAGGTGGGTCTGACCCGGCCCATCCCCGGCGGGGCGACCGTCGAGGTGTCCGCCCGGGACCAGCGTCGGATCGCGGGCACCGGCGCGGCGATCCTGGCCCGCACGGCCGACCTGTCGAGGCTGGCCGCGGTCGTCGCCGACGTCGGCGTCCCCCACCACCGGGCCGAGGAGCGGGGTGACGTCTCGCTGGCGGCGAGAGTCGTGCGGGTGGCCTCGGCCTACGACGACCTCACCGGGCGGGCGGTGCGGCTCGCCGGGGCGGACGGCCCCGCCCAGGCGGTCGACCGGCTCGTCCGCAACACCCCGCACGACTACGACCCTCGCGTCGTCGAGGCGCTCATCCAGCTGCTGGAGCGACGGGGTGACCTGCCCGCCTCCTCCAGGGGCGGGCTGCGGGTCTGA
- a CDS encoding SGNH/GDSL hydrolase family protein → MRRWQDVGLVLLALSTAALVWTAFRALDVVPAAAPMIAADLGAGIPDEAGATTRPAAPSAAGAVTQSPTATDPLLRARSVLDRQDRTVVLVLGDSTGNDRGEWTYRWAEALAGSRPTAIAPWNEWTEDGYVEAEVLSGEGTGDPGLGEVLVLSGSQTGARAGYAATRMELLAPEVPDLVILNLGHNNEVGDVADELQDTVDALRSRVGDEVPVLVTLQQPQAGDQNAEVRAAVARWAQQEGLATIDVAERFLSQGEPETLLTDAVHPNDEGSALWAEVVGDALEAP, encoded by the coding sequence GTGCGCAGATGGCAGGACGTCGGGCTGGTGCTGCTCGCGCTGAGCACGGCGGCGCTGGTGTGGACGGCGTTCCGGGCGCTGGACGTCGTCCCCGCCGCCGCACCGATGATCGCCGCGGACCTGGGTGCCGGCATCCCGGACGAGGCGGGCGCCACCACCCGGCCGGCCGCCCCGAGCGCCGCCGGGGCCGTGACGCAGAGCCCGACGGCGACGGACCCGTTGCTCCGGGCACGCTCGGTGCTGGACCGGCAGGACCGCACCGTCGTGCTCGTCCTGGGTGACTCCACCGGCAACGACCGGGGCGAGTGGACCTACCGCTGGGCCGAGGCGCTCGCGGGCTCGCGCCCCACCGCCATCGCGCCCTGGAACGAGTGGACCGAGGACGGCTACGTCGAGGCGGAGGTGCTCTCGGGCGAGGGGACGGGCGACCCGGGACTGGGCGAGGTCCTGGTGCTCTCCGGGTCCCAGACGGGTGCTCGGGCGGGGTATGCCGCCACCAGGATGGAGCTCCTGGCGCCGGAGGTGCCCGACCTGGTCATCCTCAACCTCGGCCACAACAACGAGGTCGGGGACGTCGCCGACGAGCTGCAGGACACGGTGGACGCGCTGCGCTCGCGGGTCGGGGACGAGGTGCCCGTCCTGGTGACCCTCCAGCAGCCCCAGGCCGGTGACCAGAACGCCGAGGTGCGTGCGGCCGTCGCCCGCTGGGCGCAGCAGGAGGGGCTGGCGACGATCGACGTCGCCGAGCGGTTCCTGTCCCAGGGGGAGCCTGAGACGCTGCTGACGGACGCGGTCCACCCCAACGACGAGGGCTCGGCACTGTGGGCCGAGGTCGTCGGGGACGCCCTCGAGGCGCCCTGA
- a CDS encoding pyridoxal phosphate-dependent aminotransferase — protein sequence MTPSPSGPTLRPLTQPVKLQNVLYEIRGPVAARAAQLEAEGHRILKLNIGNPAPFGFEAPDSIVHDMIAALPHAQGYSDSKGILPARRAIVSRYQDVPGFPELEVDDVYLGNGVSELIMMVLQALLDPGDEVLVPAPDYPLWTAATSLGGGIPVHYLCDETDGWNPSVEDIRSRITPRTKALVIINPNNPTGAVYSREVLEQLVEIAREHSLLLLADEIYDRILYDGAEHHSIAALAPDLLCLTFNGLSKTYRVAGYRAGWVAISGPRSHAKGFLEGVELLASTRLCPNVPAQHAIQVSLTGHQSIEPLIVPGGRLAEQRDIAWSMLNAMDGVSCVQPRGALYVFPRLDPEVHEIHDDMQLCLDLLEREKILVVHGTGFNWPTPDHLRIVTLPWGADLRAALERMGNFLSSYRQ from the coding sequence GTGACTCCCTCGCCCAGCGGCCCGACCCTGCGGCCCCTGACCCAGCCGGTCAAGCTGCAGAACGTCCTCTACGAGATCAGGGGGCCGGTGGCAGCCCGCGCGGCCCAGCTGGAGGCCGAGGGCCACCGGATCCTCAAGCTCAACATCGGCAACCCCGCGCCGTTCGGGTTCGAGGCACCGGACTCCATCGTCCACGACATGATCGCCGCGCTCCCCCACGCCCAGGGCTACTCCGACTCCAAGGGCATCCTGCCGGCACGTCGGGCGATCGTCTCCCGCTACCAGGACGTGCCGGGCTTCCCCGAGCTCGAGGTGGACGACGTCTACCTGGGCAACGGCGTCTCCGAGCTCATCATGATGGTGCTGCAGGCCCTGCTGGACCCCGGTGACGAGGTCCTGGTCCCCGCCCCGGACTACCCGCTGTGGACGGCCGCGACCAGTCTCGGCGGCGGCATCCCCGTCCACTACCTGTGCGACGAGACCGACGGGTGGAACCCCTCGGTGGAGGACATCCGGTCCCGGATCACCCCCCGCACCAAGGCGTTGGTCATCATCAACCCGAACAACCCGACCGGTGCCGTCTACAGCAGGGAGGTGCTGGAGCAGTTGGTGGAGATCGCCCGGGAGCACTCCCTGCTGCTGCTCGCCGACGAGATCTACGACCGCATCCTCTACGACGGGGCGGAGCACCACTCGATCGCCGCGCTGGCCCCCGACCTGCTGTGCCTCACCTTCAACGGCCTGTCCAAGACCTACCGGGTCGCCGGCTACCGGGCCGGCTGGGTGGCGATCTCCGGTCCCCGGAGCCATGCGAAGGGCTTCCTGGAGGGCGTCGAGCTGCTGGCCTCGACCCGGTTGTGCCCCAACGTCCCCGCCCAGCACGCCATCCAGGTCTCTCTCACGGGCCACCAGAGCATCGAGCCCCTCATCGTACCCGGCGGCCGTCTGGCCGAGCAGCGGGACATCGCCTGGTCGATGCTCAACGCCATGGACGGGGTGAGCTGCGTGCAGCCCCGCGGGGCGCTCTACGTCTTCCCCCGGCTCGATCCCGAGGTCCACGAGATCCACGACGACATGCAGCTGTGCCTGGACCTGCTGGAGCGGGAGAAGATCCTCGTCGTGCACGGGACCGGCTTCAACTGGCCGACGCCGGACCACCTGCGCATCGTCACCCTGCCGTGGGGGGCCGACCTGCGCGCGGCCCTGGAGCGGATGGGCAACTTCCTGTCCTCCTACCGTCAGTGA
- a CDS encoding sigma-70 family RNA polymerase sigma factor, giving the protein MNTDNPTLDELEAEAQALADASVEVETETPSQRAARFEREAMPLLDQMYSAALRTTRNPTDAEDLVQETYAKAFAAFHQYRPGTNLKAWMYRILTNTYINIYRKKQRQPLESDAAEVEDYQLARAASHTSRGLRSAETEALDHLPDSDVTRALASIGEDFRLAVYLADVEGFSYKEIAEIMDTPIGTVMSRLHRGRKQLRELLTDYAAERGFVRPEEVQR; this is encoded by the coding sequence ATGAACACCGACAACCCGACGCTCGACGAGCTCGAGGCCGAGGCCCAGGCCCTGGCGGACGCCTCGGTCGAGGTGGAGACCGAGACCCCTTCCCAACGGGCCGCCCGCTTCGAGCGCGAGGCCATGCCCCTGCTGGACCAGATGTACAGCGCGGCCCTACGGACGACCCGGAATCCCACCGACGCCGAGGACCTGGTCCAGGAGACGTACGCCAAGGCGTTCGCGGCCTTCCACCAGTACCGCCCGGGGACCAACCTCAAGGCGTGGATGTACCGCATCCTCACCAACACGTACATCAACATCTACCGCAAGAAGCAGCGCCAGCCCCTGGAGTCCGACGCGGCGGAGGTCGAGGACTACCAGCTGGCCCGGGCCGCCTCCCACACGTCCCGGGGACTGCGCTCGGCCGAGACCGAGGCGCTGGACCACCTCCCGGACAGCGACGTCACCAGGGCCCTGGCCAGCATCGGGGAGGATTTCCGGCTGGCGGTCTACCTCGCGGACGTCGAAGGCTTCTCCTACAAGGAGATCGCCGAGATCATGGACACCCCGATCGGCACGGTCATGTCCAGGCTCCACCGGGGCCGCAAGCAGCTGCGTGAGCTGCTCACCGACTACGCCGCCGAGCGCGGCTTCGTCCGGCCCGAGGAGGTGCAGCGGTGA
- a CDS encoding class I SAM-dependent methyltransferase translates to MSPDALTPAAELMRRLRDGPARTLLDTLPPYDPDEVLRLTSRLRAEGHDTELVAAVLTQSRLRTRAAARLGPLARGLLLTADGLEQATRPAVAARHAARLRAAGVAHVWDLGAGLGLDAVALADAGLAVTAVERDPEVAEAAAANLSAFPRARVVRADVADVPVGPEDGAWLDPARRTPGVADSTGRTRRLFRLDDLSPSWQDVQAVAATAAATGAKLSPGFSASDLPPGAEAEWVSIDGDVVECAVWWGRAVRAPGVSAVVGTSAPDGSSWVTVAPVDDPPPPLAAGAAVMPWLAEPDRAVLAAGLPASLAALVSGQELDPGVGYVAAPEVLDVPWARWYAVEEVLPLHARTVGAWLRARGVGRVTLKKRGVPTRPDRFRADLRLRAGRSAAEATIVLTRVGGTPSALVVRPVGTPGDG, encoded by the coding sequence GTGAGCCCTGACGCCCTGACACCGGCCGCCGAGCTGATGCGCCGGCTGCGGGACGGCCCGGCCCGCACCCTCCTGGACACGCTGCCGCCCTACGACCCCGACGAGGTGCTGAGGCTGACGTCCAGGCTGCGGGCGGAGGGCCACGACACCGAGCTGGTCGCGGCCGTGCTGACCCAGTCCCGCCTCCGGACCCGCGCCGCCGCGCGTCTCGGGCCGCTCGCGCGAGGGCTGCTCCTCACGGCCGACGGTCTGGAGCAGGCCACCCGACCCGCCGTGGCCGCGCGTCACGCGGCACGTCTGCGGGCGGCAGGTGTCGCCCACGTGTGGGACCTGGGCGCCGGGCTCGGGCTGGACGCCGTCGCGCTGGCCGACGCCGGCCTGGCCGTGACCGCGGTGGAGCGGGACCCCGAGGTGGCCGAGGCGGCCGCCGCCAACCTCTCCGCCTTCCCCCGGGCCCGGGTCGTCCGCGCCGACGTGGCGGACGTCCCGGTCGGCCCCGAGGACGGCGCGTGGCTCGACCCGGCGCGCCGGACGCCGGGGGTCGCCGACAGCACGGGACGGACCCGGCGCCTCTTCCGGCTCGACGACCTGTCCCCCTCGTGGCAGGACGTGCAGGCGGTGGCCGCGACGGCCGCGGCCACCGGCGCCAAGCTCTCCCCCGGGTTCTCGGCCTCCGACCTCCCTCCGGGGGCGGAGGCGGAGTGGGTCTCGATCGACGGCGACGTCGTGGAGTGCGCGGTCTGGTGGGGCCGCGCGGTGCGCGCCCCGGGTGTGAGCGCCGTCGTGGGCACCTCCGCCCCGGACGGCTCGAGCTGGGTCACCGTCGCGCCGGTCGACGACCCACCTCCCCCGCTGGCCGCGGGTGCAGCGGTGATGCCGTGGCTGGCGGAGCCGGACCGGGCCGTGCTGGCGGCCGGCCTTCCGGCCAGCCTCGCAGCCCTGGTGTCGGGGCAGGAGCTCGACCCCGGCGTCGGGTATGTCGCCGCACCGGAGGTCCTCGACGTCCCGTGGGCGCGGTGGTATGCGGTGGAGGAGGTCCTGCCCCTGCACGCGCGGACCGTCGGGGCCTGGCTGCGCGCCCGTGGGGTCGGCCGGGTCACCCTCAAGAAGCGGGGGGTGCCGACGCGACCCGACCGCTTCCGTGCCGACCTGCGCCTGCGGGCGGGCCGGTCCGCGGCCGAGGCGACGATCGTCCTGACCCGGGTCGGCGGCACCCCCTCCGCCCTCGTCGTCCGCCCGGTCGGGACACCCGGGGACGGGTGA
- a CDS encoding phospholipase D-like domain-containing protein, translated as MPRLLSPEVHRAIRRSRTAALRVAAATLAGQLTLAAGIVAADALRKRREVDPHLVPEHAPQTARVEDNELRTYTFGQHLYDDMVEAIDAAQDFVYLASYIWKGDEVGQTIKDAVVRAAERGVLVCVVYDAFANLVVPRAFQKFPEGVHVLRFPVMRTWLPIIDIRSTGRDHRKILVVDGRVGFVGGYNIGSTYADSWRDTHVRVTGQAVWELENAFVDFWNRHRARGHGPILPDSGTDVWDPSIVAARNEPSRVIYPVRALYLEAIDRARHRVWITQGYFIPDREIKGALLAAANRGVDVRVIMPARSNHVLADVVSHSYYSELLEGGVHLHLYRDVMVHAKTMTVDGRWATIGTANIDRLSLQGNYEINLEVTDPDQAAVMEDIFRTDLENCDEVLLEDWEDRPWPRKAIGRFLRPLQVLL; from the coding sequence ATGCCCCGTCTGCTCTCGCCCGAGGTCCACCGAGCCATCCGGCGCAGCCGCACCGCGGCGCTGCGGGTGGCGGCGGCGACGCTGGCCGGTCAGTTGACGCTGGCCGCGGGGATCGTGGCGGCGGACGCGTTGCGCAAGAGGCGCGAGGTAGATCCCCACCTCGTGCCGGAGCACGCTCCGCAGACCGCCCGGGTCGAGGACAACGAGCTCAGGACCTACACCTTCGGGCAGCACCTGTACGACGACATGGTCGAGGCCATCGACGCCGCCCAGGACTTCGTCTACCTCGCGTCCTACATCTGGAAGGGCGACGAGGTCGGGCAGACCATCAAGGACGCCGTCGTGCGGGCCGCCGAGCGGGGCGTGCTCGTGTGCGTGGTCTACGACGCTTTCGCCAACCTGGTCGTGCCGCGCGCCTTCCAGAAGTTCCCCGAGGGGGTGCACGTCCTGCGCTTCCCCGTCATGCGCACCTGGCTGCCGATCATCGACATCCGCAGCACCGGCCGCGACCACCGCAAGATCCTGGTGGTGGACGGGCGGGTCGGCTTCGTCGGCGGCTACAACATCGGGTCGACGTATGCGGACAGCTGGCGGGACACGCACGTCCGGGTCACCGGGCAGGCGGTGTGGGAGCTCGAGAACGCCTTCGTCGACTTCTGGAACCGGCACCGGGCCAGGGGCCACGGCCCGATCCTTCCCGACAGCGGCACCGACGTGTGGGACCCCTCCATCGTGGCCGCCCGCAACGAGCCGAGCCGCGTCATCTACCCCGTGCGCGCGCTCTACCTGGAGGCCATCGACCGGGCCCGGCACCGGGTCTGGATCACGCAGGGCTACTTCATCCCGGACCGTGAGATCAAGGGTGCGCTGCTGGCCGCGGCCAACCGGGGGGTGGACGTCCGGGTCATCATGCCCGCGCGCTCCAACCACGTGCTGGCCGACGTCGTGTCCCACTCCTACTACTCCGAGCTGCTCGAGGGGGGAGTGCACCTGCACCTCTACCGCGACGTCATGGTCCACGCCAAGACGATGACCGTCGACGGCCGGTGGGCCACGATCGGCACCGCCAACATCGACCGGCTCTCGCTGCAGGGCAACTACGAGATCAACCTGGAGGTCACCGACCCCGACCAGGCCGCGGTCATGGAGGACATCTTCCGCACCGACCTGGAGAACTGTGACGAGGTGCTGCTCGAGGACTGGGAGGACCGCCCCTGGCCGCGCAAGGCGATCGGCCGGTTCCTCCGTCCGCTGCAGGTGCTGCTTTAG
- the rimI gene encoding ribosomal protein S18-alanine N-acetyltransferase has product MSAVVLRDAHWRDIPAMARLERAAFPEDPWPEATFWAELAQRPRRSYVVAVTDGSEDPDHLLGQAGLDLAGDVADIMTVAVDAAARGRGVGARLLDALHARALASGADSVMLEVRADNGAALGLYRRHGYRPVRTRPGYYRSTGAPPVDALVLRKELVGHE; this is encoded by the coding sequence GTGAGCGCCGTCGTGCTGCGGGACGCCCACTGGCGCGACATACCGGCCATGGCCCGCCTGGAACGGGCCGCCTTCCCCGAGGACCCGTGGCCGGAGGCGACGTTCTGGGCCGAGCTGGCGCAGCGACCGCGACGGTCCTACGTCGTGGCCGTGACCGACGGGTCCGAGGACCCGGACCATCTGCTGGGTCAGGCCGGCCTCGACCTGGCCGGTGACGTCGCCGACATCATGACGGTCGCGGTGGACGCCGCGGCGCGGGGGCGTGGGGTGGGGGCCCGCCTCCTCGACGCCCTCCACGCACGGGCCCTCGCCTCGGGAGCAGACAGCGTGATGCTGGAGGTCAGGGCGGACAACGGGGCTGCTCTCGGGCTCTACCGGCGGCACGGGTACCGCCCCGTGCGTACCCGCCCCGGCTACTACCGGTCGACCGGGGCACCACCCGTCGACGCCCTCGTCCTGCGCAAGGAGCTGGTCGGTCATGAGTGA
- a CDS encoding 50S ribosomal protein bL37, protein MSKRGRKRRDRKKKAANHGRKPNA, encoded by the coding sequence ATGAGCAAGCGAGGCCGCAAGCGCCGCGACCGCAAGAAGAAGGCCGCCAACCACGGCCGCAAGCCCAACGCCTGA
- the groES gene encoding co-chaperone GroES has protein sequence MSVSIKPLEDRIVVQAVEAEQTTASGLVIPDTAKEKPQEGEVLAVGPGRWNEDGDERVPMDVKVGDRVIYSKYGGTEIKHSGQEYLILSARDVLAIVG, from the coding sequence GTGTCGGTTTCCATCAAGCCGCTCGAGGACCGCATCGTCGTCCAGGCCGTCGAGGCCGAGCAGACCACCGCCTCCGGCCTGGTCATCCCGGACACCGCCAAGGAGAAGCCCCAGGAGGGCGAGGTCCTGGCGGTCGGCCCGGGTCGCTGGAACGAGGACGGCGACGAGCGCGTCCCCATGGACGTCAAGGTCGGCGACCGCGTCATCTACAGCAAGTACGGCGGCACCGAGATCAAGCACAGCGGCCAGGAGTACCTGATCCTGAGCGCGCGCGACGTCCTCGCGATCGTCGGCTGA
- the tsaD gene encoding tRNA (adenosine(37)-N6)-threonylcarbamoyltransferase complex transferase subunit TsaD, producing MSEPLVLGIETSCDETGVGLVRGGTLLFDAIASSVDEHARFGGVVPEVASRAHLEAMVPTIDRACREAGVRLQDVDAVAVTAGPGLAGALLVGVAAAKALAVGLGVPIYGVNHLAAHVAVDIVEHGPLPEPTMGLLVSGGHSNLLLVPDVTHDIRSLGATIDDAAGEAFDKVARLLGLPFPGGPHVDRMAREGNQVAIDFPRGLTGGRDMERHRFDYSFSGLKTAVARWVQARERSGEPVPVADVAASFQEAVVDVLTRKAVLACTEHGVDDLLIGGGVAANSRLRALAQERCDAAGIRLRVPRPGLCTDNGAMVAALGAEMVLRGREASRLDLPADSSQPVTQVSA from the coding sequence ATGAGTGAACCCCTGGTGCTGGGCATCGAGACCAGCTGCGACGAGACGGGCGTCGGCCTCGTCAGAGGTGGCACCCTGCTCTTCGACGCGATCGCCAGCAGCGTCGACGAGCACGCGCGGTTCGGGGGGGTCGTGCCGGAGGTCGCGAGCCGCGCCCACCTGGAGGCCATGGTGCCGACGATCGACCGCGCCTGCCGGGAGGCGGGCGTGCGGCTGCAGGACGTCGACGCCGTCGCGGTGACCGCCGGACCCGGACTGGCCGGGGCCCTGCTCGTCGGTGTCGCGGCGGCCAAGGCGCTCGCGGTCGGCCTGGGAGTCCCCATCTACGGCGTGAACCACCTGGCCGCCCACGTCGCCGTGGACATCGTGGAGCACGGCCCGCTGCCGGAGCCCACCATGGGGCTGCTGGTCAGCGGCGGGCACTCCAACCTGCTCCTGGTCCCCGACGTCACCCACGACATCCGGTCCCTGGGCGCCACCATCGACGACGCCGCGGGAGAGGCCTTCGACAAGGTCGCCCGGCTCCTGGGGCTCCCCTTCCCCGGCGGGCCCCACGTCGACCGGATGGCCCGCGAGGGCAACCAGGTCGCCATCGACTTCCCGCGGGGGCTGACGGGCGGCCGCGACATGGAGCGGCACCGCTTCGACTACTCCTTCTCCGGGCTCAAGACCGCGGTGGCCCGCTGGGTCCAGGCCCGGGAGCGCAGCGGGGAGCCGGTGCCGGTCGCCGACGTCGCCGCGAGCTTCCAGGAGGCCGTGGTCGACGTCCTCACCCGCAAGGCCGTGCTGGCGTGCACGGAGCACGGCGTGGACGACCTGCTCATCGGAGGCGGGGTCGCCGCCAACTCCCGCCTCCGGGCCCTCGCCCAGGAACGCTGCGACGCCGCCGGCATCCGCCTGCGGGTGCCACGTCCGGGCCTGTGCACCGACAACGGGGCCATGGTGGCCGCCCTCGGGGCCGAGATGGTCCTGCGGGGCCGGGAGGCGTCCAGGCTCGACCTCCCCGCCGACTCCTCCCAGCCGGTCACGCAGGTCAGCGCCTGA